A single region of the Thermotoga profunda AZM34c06 genome encodes:
- a CDS encoding alpha/beta fold hydrolase, with product MVNMFKTSDGIMIDYQIYGESEEVIVFLNGIFMHYNNWSFITEQLKDKYKIILHNFRCQWTSGNGMCSFERHVEDLKELLDHLNINKVHLVGTSYGAEVGMFFSVRYPELVRSLTIITATARIVPSIKYKALRWRDGAISKNQEIFVRSWINDVYSEQFLDKYPNLFETIIQRMQLFNYEGVVNLLDAFLELEQKPLLNQLSEIDVPTLVVSAQFDNIKPICFSQEIAQQIPNAKHVCIPNCGHAAIIEKPKEVLFLIKAHLLFLKS from the coding sequence ATGGTGAATATGTTCAAAACAAGCGACGGTATTATGATCGATTATCAGATCTATGGCGAATCAGAAGAGGTAATAGTCTTTCTCAATGGCATTTTTATGCACTACAATAACTGGTCTTTTATTACAGAACAATTGAAGGACAAATATAAGATCATTCTCCATAACTTTAGATGCCAATGGACTTCAGGAAATGGCATGTGTAGCTTTGAAAGACACGTTGAAGATCTCAAGGAACTTCTTGATCATTTAAATATCAACAAGGTACATTTGGTTGGGACGTCTTATGGTGCAGAGGTTGGAATGTTTTTTTCTGTCAGATATCCAGAGTTAGTAAGATCTCTCACAATCATAACTGCAACGGCTCGTATAGTACCATCTATCAAATATAAAGCTCTGAGATGGAGAGATGGGGCAATTAGCAAGAATCAAGAGATTTTTGTTCGAAGTTGGATCAACGATGTATACAGTGAACAATTTCTTGACAAGTACCCGAATTTATTTGAAACGATCATTCAACGAATGCAACTGTTCAATTACGAAGGAGTAGTAAATTTGTTGGATGCTTTTCTTGAACTCGAACAAAAACCATTGTTAAATCAACTATCAGAGATAGATGTACCAACACTTGTGGTTTCCGCACAATTTGACAACATAAAACCAATATGTTTTTCACAGGAAATAGCGCAACAAATACCCAACGCCAAACACGTTTGCATTCCAAATTGTGGTCACGCCGCGATAATTGAAAAGCCAAAGGAGGTACTTTTTCTGATAAAAGCGCATTTGCTTTTCTTGAAGAGCTAA
- a CDS encoding ABC transporter ATP-binding protein — protein sequence MLEVKDITVTYGPVVAIKNLSLKVEEKSITVLLGANGSGKTSALLAIAGLNRILSGEIVFNDMRIDTLPAYEIAKRGLVLCPDSKLIFQKMTVLENLKAGAYSRKGEIKQDLENVFTLFPKLRERMKQLAGTLSGGERQMLAIARALMSKPRFLMLDEPSMGLAPNLVKEIMKIIQTIRDTGVTILLVEQNAYSALQISDFAYVIQTGRIVLQGRSADLLADRRIIEGYLGG from the coding sequence ATGCTTGAAGTAAAAGATATTACCGTCACATATGGACCTGTTGTTGCCATAAAGAATTTGTCTTTGAAGGTCGAGGAAAAAAGTATAACTGTCCTGCTGGGTGCGAACGGTTCAGGAAAAACTTCTGCACTGTTGGCAATCGCGGGCTTGAACAGAATTTTATCTGGAGAAATCGTTTTTAACGATATGAGAATAGACACTCTTCCTGCATATGAGATTGCCAAAAGAGGTTTGGTCCTTTGCCCTGATAGTAAATTGATCTTTCAAAAGATGACGGTTTTAGAAAATCTAAAGGCGGGTGCTTATTCAAGAAAAGGAGAGATCAAACAGGATCTGGAAAATGTCTTCACACTCTTTCCAAAACTTCGAGAGAGAATGAAACAATTGGCTGGCACACTTTCGGGCGGTGAAAGACAAATGCTTGCCATCGCAAGAGCATTGATGTCAAAACCAAGATTTCTGATGCTCGATGAACCATCAATGGGGCTTGCGCCAAATCTCGTAAAAGAGATCATGAAGATAATTCAAACAATTAGAGATACAGGCGTGACAATACTTTTAGTTGAGCAAAATGCTTACTCTGCCTTGCAAATCTCTGACTTTGCTTATGTAATTCAAACAGGTAGGATCGTTCTGCAGGGAAGATCGGCAGATCTTTTGGCTGATAGGAGAATAATTGAGGGGTACTTAGGGGGATAG
- a CDS encoding 3-oxoacyl-ACP synthase III family protein → MKYAKIISSGMYVPQKVMTNKEFEQITNMVIDPYFTEQIGIDHRHLSQTHETPTFMAAEAAKKALERIDMKPDQIDLIILGTDTPEAVSPPDAARVQYLIGASKAEPLAFNVNASCANGALLLDIASRYIALGDYKNVMVIGVYAMTKFLSWKYSWEALFSDGAGALILTADDKPGYLGSVSRCDGSWWYNWGIYMGAGTMNIEGIDRGLHKLDLRAAYPATVNEEGWPMLINKLMEKCNFSKEEIGMIFFTQVRKRTILKVLEILGISEDKTHMIMNKYGYTGSACVYMAYDDAFDCGKMRNIDGKVVIFLTSGVGFQQVAVAFKG, encoded by the coding sequence ATGAAATATGCAAAAATCATCTCATCGGGAATGTATGTTCCACAAAAAGTCATGACGAACAAAGAATTCGAACAGATCACCAATATGGTCATCGATCCATATTTCACTGAGCAAATAGGTATAGACCACAGACATCTTTCACAAACTCATGAAACACCAACATTTATGGCAGCAGAAGCTGCAAAGAAAGCTCTTGAAAGAATCGACATGAAACCAGATCAGATCGATTTGATAATACTTGGGACGGATACCCCAGAAGCTGTTTCACCACCTGATGCTGCACGAGTTCAATATCTGATCGGTGCAAGTAAAGCAGAACCATTGGCTTTTAATGTTAATGCATCTTGTGCAAATGGTGCTTTGTTGCTCGACATAGCATCTCGCTACATCGCCCTTGGTGATTACAAAAACGTCATGGTCATCGGAGTTTATGCGATGACGAAGTTTCTCAGCTGGAAGTATTCTTGGGAGGCGTTGTTTTCTGATGGTGCTGGTGCTCTTATATTAACGGCAGATGATAAACCAGGTTATCTTGGAAGCGTTTCAAGATGCGATGGTAGTTGGTGGTACAACTGGGGCATTTACATGGGGGCTGGCACCATGAACATCGAAGGTATTGATAGAGGCCTTCACAAACTCGATCTGAGAGCAGCTTATCCAGCTACCGTGAATGAAGAAGGATGGCCTATGCTTATCAACAAACTGATGGAAAAATGTAACTTTTCAAAAGAAGAGATTGGAATGATATTTTTCACACAGGTGAGAAAGAGAACCATACTGAAGGTCTTGGAAATTCTTGGTATAAGTGAAGACAAGACTCATATGATAATGAACAAATATGGTTATACAGGTTCTGCGTGTGTTTACATGGCTTATGATGATGCCTTTGACTGTGGAAAGATGAGAAACATAGACGGAAAAGTGGTGATTTTCTTGACTTCTGGTGTTGGGTTCCAACAAGTCGCGGTGGCTTTCAAGGGGTGA
- a CDS encoding alpha/beta fold hydrolase gives MRWFFLFLILVLLPFFFKMSTFILTIINLTMIYTLAAMGLNLIMGYTGQVSIGHGAFMSIGAYTSAILVLKLSVPLPFSILIATILSGVFGLALGFPALRLFGFYLAITTMGFAVAVEQLIGAWEKVTGGHIGMRNIPRLGNELQSYYIILVILIICIYVFQIITSHRTGRALKAIRENPMVATTFGVNLTYFKVLAFVIGSAYAGLAGAIYAHTIGYIAPHNFGLGKSLELLAIVVIGGMGITMGPIFGSALYTILPFFFSRIGFSTSIIFGSILVLVVLFMPRGIAYYFYNLWLKFGELPIVLMKRVKKSNEGKDLQLSFGKMHYIESGNGEKVVLCIHGNFGSCKWFKPLMARLKNKRILAVDLPNFGDSSRADSSLQFYARAVNEFIEKMQIKPAVVAHSLGGAVGMLLAINHPESLRSLVLVDPCPVDGLTTPTENMPYLELYKTNRSIVRKSIVGLLKNVKDRKFVEQLVDDALKMNPDSVYPHADELGRFNIVEKAKSISVPVLVLWGELDTLLTRKQMERTAQALNGELRILKNIGHSAFVEDPDLFIDVVKDYL, from the coding sequence ATGCGGTGGTTTTTCTTGTTCTTGATCTTAGTCTTGTTACCCTTCTTCTTCAAGATGAGTACCTTCATATTGACGATAATCAACCTTACGATGATATACACGTTAGCTGCGATGGGATTGAATTTGATAATGGGTTATACGGGACAGGTTTCCATAGGTCATGGAGCCTTCATGAGCATAGGTGCTTACACTTCTGCAATATTGGTTTTGAAACTGTCTGTACCGCTTCCATTCAGTATATTAATCGCCACAATTTTGAGCGGTGTTTTTGGGCTTGCCTTGGGTTTTCCTGCTCTGAGGCTTTTTGGTTTTTACCTTGCAATAACAACAATGGGATTTGCAGTAGCCGTTGAGCAGTTGATCGGTGCCTGGGAAAAGGTCACCGGAGGACACATAGGGATGAGAAATATCCCAAGACTTGGGAATGAACTTCAGAGCTATTACATCATACTCGTCATCTTAATAATATGCATATACGTTTTTCAAATCATAACATCTCATAGAACTGGTAGAGCCTTGAAAGCGATCAGAGAAAACCCAATGGTTGCAACAACTTTTGGTGTGAATCTGACATACTTCAAAGTCTTAGCTTTCGTCATCGGTTCTGCCTATGCTGGTCTTGCTGGTGCTATTTATGCTCATACGATTGGTTACATTGCACCGCACAATTTTGGACTTGGAAAATCCTTGGAACTCTTAGCCATTGTCGTCATAGGTGGCATGGGAATAACCATGGGACCCATCTTTGGTTCGGCTTTGTACACAATCTTACCTTTCTTTTTCAGCAGAATTGGTTTTTCAACCTCGATAATCTTTGGTTCGATTCTCGTATTGGTAGTTCTCTTTATGCCTCGTGGAATTGCCTATTATTTCTACAATCTATGGCTGAAATTTGGAGAATTACCAATTGTTTTGATGAAAAGGGTGAAAAAATCAAATGAAGGAAAAGATTTGCAACTTTCCTTTGGCAAGATGCACTATATTGAGAGTGGAAATGGTGAAAAGGTTGTGTTGTGTATTCACGGAAACTTTGGTTCCTGTAAATGGTTCAAACCTTTAATGGCGAGACTCAAAAACAAAAGAATATTGGCAGTCGATCTGCCAAATTTTGGAGACTCTTCAAGAGCTGATAGTTCACTACAATTTTATGCCAGAGCGGTCAATGAGTTCATAGAGAAAATGCAAATAAAGCCAGCCGTGGTAGCTCACTCACTCGGTGGGGCTGTTGGCATGCTTCTCGCCATTAATCATCCTGAATCCTTGAGATCTCTTGTGCTGGTTGATCCTTGTCCAGTAGATGGATTGACTACACCTACAGAAAATATGCCATATCTTGAGCTGTACAAGACAAATAGATCGATAGTCAGAAAATCGATTGTTGGTCTTCTTAAAAATGTCAAGGACAGAAAATTTGTAGAACAACTTGTGGATGATGCTTTGAAAATGAATCCCGATAGTGTCTATCCACATGCGGATGAACTTGGAAGATTCAACATCGTTGAAAAAGCAAAGAGCATCTCTGTACCAGTCTTAGTTCTCTGGGGTGAATTGGATACGCTGCTGACCAGAAAACAAATGGAAAGAACCGCCCAAGCGCTAAACGGTGAGCTCAGAATTTTGAAAAATATCGGACATTCTGCTTTTGTTGAAGATCCAGATCTTTTCATAGATGTGGTGAAAGATTATCTTTGA
- the cutA gene encoding divalent-cation tolerance protein CutA gives MTIIYTTFPNREKALEICKNLLSEKLIACFNIFQVDSGYWWDGKISQDIEFAAILKTSKLKEQGVFKRLKELHPYSVPAIFSVETENVDMDYKQWLEKSVNNTNS, from the coding sequence ATGACAATAATCTATACTACTTTTCCAAACAGAGAAAAAGCCTTAGAGATTTGCAAAAATCTACTTTCGGAAAAACTCATAGCTTGCTTTAATATCTTTCAAGTTGACTCTGGTTATTGGTGGGATGGAAAAATCTCACAAGACATAGAATTCGCGGCGATTTTGAAAACCAGCAAACTCAAAGAGCAAGGAGTATTTAAAAGATTAAAAGAACTCCATCCCTATTCCGTTCCAGCGATTTTCAGCGTTGAAACAGAAAATGTTGACATGGATTATAAACAATGGCTCGAAAAAAGTGTCAATAATACCAATAGTTGA
- a CDS encoding branched-chain amino acid ABC transporter permease, with amino-acid sequence MFLNRLILGLSTGAFYSLTALGIVVIYKITNVMNFAFGNMAMFMAYVAYTFLAFGIGPVAALFLVLPLAAIFGFVVERYTLRPVRHLSHSSMLIITLGILMILEGLSTQVWGTQYKAFPELISGRPFILRILSTPLVIRKQDLLVFGILGSVSILIGLLMKYTKVGIAIKAVSEDERTSQLMGINPGKVFSWSWMIGTMMGTTVAILGAPKTYISPTMMLFYQIQGFTAAVLGGFDSFVGAVVGGLVLGVVENLIGGYISNELKTTFSLILIVIILLIKPQGLFGSREIRRV; translated from the coding sequence ATGTTTTTGAACAGATTGATCCTTGGTCTTTCCACTGGAGCTTTCTATTCACTCACGGCTTTGGGAATCGTTGTGATATACAAGATCACAAACGTCATGAACTTCGCTTTCGGAAATATGGCAATGTTCATGGCATATGTAGCATACACCTTTTTGGCATTTGGGATAGGTCCAGTTGCAGCATTATTTTTAGTTTTACCATTGGCTGCAATTTTCGGCTTTGTAGTTGAAAGATATACTTTACGACCGGTGAGACATCTATCGCACAGCTCTATGCTCATAATTACGCTCGGTATCTTGATGATATTGGAAGGTCTCTCAACACAAGTATGGGGTACACAGTACAAAGCTTTTCCAGAACTCATATCGGGAAGACCATTCATTCTGAGAATTCTTTCAACCCCATTGGTCATTCGCAAACAGGATCTGTTGGTCTTTGGAATCTTGGGATCTGTCTCCATATTGATAGGTTTGCTCATGAAGTACACGAAGGTCGGAATCGCAATCAAAGCTGTCTCAGAAGATGAGAGAACGTCACAATTGATGGGGATAAACCCAGGGAAGGTGTTCAGTTGGTCTTGGATGATAGGAACCATGATGGGTACTACTGTAGCGATACTCGGTGCACCAAAGACTTACATCTCACCTACTATGATGTTGTTTTACCAAATCCAAGGTTTTACCGCTGCAGTTTTGGGTGGTTTTGACAGTTTTGTGGGAGCTGTTGTTGGTGGTTTGGTACTCGGTGTTGTTGAAAATCTTATTGGAGGTTACATAAGTAACGAGTTGAAGACAACCTTCTCATTGATTTTGATAGTCATCATTTTGTTGATCAAGCCCCAGGGATTGTTTGGGAGCCGTGAGATCAGGAGAGTGTGA
- a CDS encoding ABC transporter ATP-binding protein gives MALLEIKGLTVKFGGLTAVDDLDMTVTEGTIHSIIGPNGAGKTTVFNAITGIVKPHSGSILLNGIDVTRLKPYRIIEFGVSRTFQSVVVFKYLTVLENLYVGYHSVLKLNLLEEFLPKKRKIATWEMYCKALQIADFLGLKSRLLSYAGSIPYMSQKLVEIGRALMSDPKIILLDEPAAGLTDTETEQMKEIIRHIKEKMKITVLLVEHDMRVVMSLSDMVSVMDFGKKISEGRPEVVRNDKEVIKAYLGENEYA, from the coding sequence TTGGCTTTGCTCGAAATAAAAGGATTAACGGTGAAATTTGGAGGACTTACCGCCGTTGACGATCTTGATATGACAGTTACTGAAGGTACTATACACTCTATTATTGGACCAAATGGTGCTGGAAAGACAACAGTTTTCAATGCCATCACCGGTATTGTAAAACCTCATTCAGGAAGTATCTTGCTAAACGGGATAGATGTGACACGCTTAAAACCGTATAGAATAATCGAATTTGGTGTCAGCAGAACCTTCCAAAGTGTGGTTGTTTTCAAATATCTCACCGTTCTTGAAAATCTATATGTTGGATATCACAGTGTTCTGAAGCTCAATCTTTTAGAAGAATTCCTTCCAAAGAAAAGAAAAATTGCCACGTGGGAGATGTATTGTAAAGCACTACAGATTGCTGACTTCCTTGGTTTGAAGAGTAGACTTCTAAGTTATGCAGGATCCATACCCTACATGTCACAGAAACTTGTGGAAATCGGCAGAGCACTTATGAGTGATCCAAAGATCATACTTCTCGACGAACCAGCAGCAGGTTTGACCGATACCGAAACTGAACAAATGAAAGAGATCATAAGGCACATAAAAGAAAAAATGAAAATCACGGTATTGCTCGTTGAACACGATATGAGAGTAGTGATGAGTCTATCAGACATGGTGAGTGTTATGGATTTTGGTAAAAAGATCAGCGAAGGTAGGCCAGAGGTTGTAAGAAACGATAAAGAGGTTATCAAAGCATACTTGGGAGAGAATGAATATGCTTGA
- a CDS encoding YifB family Mg chelatase-like AAA ATPase gives MPAKLSSVTVVGLNVNLITVEVDIDRKSVIHDVDIVGLGDTAVKESKKRIKSALKNSGFDFPQGRIIVNLAPADLKKEGSLLDLPIAIGILQAAGALQKSNVLAIGELSLEGKIRGVRGVLTTLLSLSDQRYDGIIIVPKENINEAQMVKGLKIYALEDLKEVGRFLNNLAQFTTVPFKGLPPFEYENDLDFADVKGQAVAKRALEIAAAGSHNILMKGSPGAGKTMLARRLVSIMPPLTDDEAIEVLKIYSAVGLVTGKKVFRPFRSPHHTASSAAIIGGGNDAKPGEVTLAHNGILFLDEFPEFRRDVIEALRQPLEEGIVTVARAKATITYPARFTLVAAMNPCPCGNYGDPKAVCNCSPYDIIKYNKKISGPVLDRIDIIVQVQKMEFEEYFAKNEAESSKSIRERVMLAKEIQRKRYHNLGFSANSQLPSKLLSKFVQLDDKIEDLLKMAVAKYNLSGRSIDKILRISRTIADLEQSEKIKLSHVAEAIQYKTQQID, from the coding sequence ATGCCAGCAAAACTTTCATCAGTTACTGTTGTAGGGTTGAATGTCAATTTGATTACCGTCGAAGTTGACATTGATAGAAAGAGCGTGATTCACGACGTAGACATAGTTGGACTTGGTGATACAGCGGTCAAAGAGAGTAAGAAAAGAATCAAAAGTGCCTTGAAGAATTCTGGATTCGATTTTCCCCAAGGTAGAATCATCGTGAATCTGGCGCCGGCAGATCTAAAGAAAGAAGGATCCTTGCTTGACCTACCCATAGCTATCGGAATACTCCAAGCAGCTGGCGCACTCCAAAAATCAAATGTGCTTGCCATTGGAGAACTATCTTTAGAAGGAAAAATCAGAGGGGTTAGAGGTGTTTTAACAACTCTGTTGTCACTGAGTGACCAACGGTACGATGGCATAATTATAGTTCCAAAAGAAAATATCAATGAAGCCCAAATGGTAAAAGGTTTGAAGATATACGCTTTAGAAGATTTGAAAGAAGTTGGTCGATTTCTGAATAATCTTGCACAGTTTACAACGGTTCCCTTTAAAGGTTTGCCACCATTTGAATATGAGAACGATCTTGATTTTGCAGATGTAAAAGGACAAGCCGTTGCCAAGAGAGCCCTTGAAATAGCTGCGGCTGGCTCGCACAATATTTTGATGAAAGGTAGTCCGGGTGCAGGTAAAACAATGCTTGCCAGACGACTTGTATCGATAATGCCACCACTCACAGATGATGAAGCTATAGAGGTGCTAAAAATATACAGTGCAGTTGGCTTGGTGACTGGAAAAAAGGTTTTCAGACCCTTCCGCTCACCGCACCACACTGCGTCGAGTGCTGCGATAATAGGTGGAGGTAACGATGCAAAACCAGGGGAAGTAACATTAGCGCATAATGGAATACTTTTTCTGGACGAATTTCCTGAATTCAGGAGAGATGTCATAGAAGCTCTGAGACAGCCTTTGGAAGAGGGAATTGTTACTGTTGCAAGAGCAAAAGCAACGATAACATATCCTGCCCGATTCACACTTGTTGCAGCGATGAACCCTTGTCCCTGCGGAAACTACGGTGATCCCAAAGCAGTATGTAATTGTTCTCCATATGACATCATTAAGTACAACAAGAAGATATCTGGTCCCGTCCTTGATAGGATTGATATCATAGTACAAGTGCAAAAAATGGAGTTTGAGGAATACTTTGCAAAAAATGAAGCCGAAAGTAGTAAAAGTATAAGAGAAAGAGTTATGCTGGCAAAAGAAATTCAGCGCAAACGATACCACAACCTTGGTTTTTCCGCAAATTCACAATTGCCTTCAAAATTGTTGAGCAAATTCGTTCAGCTCGATGATAAAATTGAGGACTTACTGAAAATGGCAGTTGCAAAATACAATCTTTCTGGGAGATCTATCGACAAAATCCTGAGGATTTCCAGAACAATAGCCGATTTGGAACAAAGTGAAAAGATAAAATTAAGCCATGTTGCAGAAGCAATACAATACAAAACTCAGCAAATTGATTGA